The segment AGGCAACAGCACCCAGTAATCGAAGCCGTTCATCCTGAAGTGGCGCGCCCAGTAGTAGTTGCGGAAGATCGCCTCCTTGACCTCATCGGGATAGAACAAGGCGCGGAAGACCACCGCGCCGAACGCGCGCTGCTCGATCATAGCGATCATGCGCGAGGTGTCGAGCATTCCGTTCTTGGATAGGTTGAGCAACTGCGTCGGGTTGGTCACTACGTCCTTGCCGGCCAGCAGCGTGAGCATCGCCTCCTCGCTCCACACCGGCCCCGGCACGCTGCGGATCATCTCCACCATCGCCCAGCCGTTGGCGGCATCCGCAGGGTCGAGTAAATGGCCGAGTTGCGTGAAACCGGCAGAATCATAGTAGGGATAGGGCGGATACGACGACGTATCGGCGACGCCGATCAACCGCGCGATCGCGCCGAAGATTCGCCCGCTCGTCGGCAAATGCACGTTGAGCGCGGCTTGGAGGAAGAAGATCAGGGCGGCGAGCGCCGTGGCGAGCGCCGGCAGATAGGGCGCGCGGCGCTCAGCCCCCGACGCATCGTTCGTCGCAGCCGATGTTGGGCGCGCTGCATCGCGCGCGCCCTGCGCCTCATCCCCCAGGCGGCGCGCCAAGCGATGCGTGATGCGCACAAGCAAACCGGCCGCGCATACACACGAGGCTGCGATAGCGGCGATCAAGTAAGCCGGCCCGGCGCCCCACTTGCCGGTCAACATGCCCATCGCACTGCCGGCGACAAAGTAGAGCGACCAGATTGTGATCGGCCCGAACGAACGGGCGCGCGCTGCTCGCGCGACATCCCACGCGACGTAGAGCGCGCTGCAAACGATCAAGACGCCCTGGAGCCGGAACCACTGGCCGTAGGTTTGCCAAGTGACGGCGATGTCATACGCATTCACGTTGGCCAGCACCACGTTCAACCAGAACTGGCCGTTTGTCGCCGCATTCATCGCCAGCACCAGCGCGCCGGTGACCAGCGCGCTGGCGGCAAGCGCCAGCGCAAACCACTTTGGCCGCCGGATCAGCAAATACGTGAAACCGGCAACCAGCGCGTCCACCGCTTGCAACTTGGTCAAGCCCGCGGTCAGGAGCAGGACGACGCCTAGCGCGCTGTATCTCGCCCGCGCAGCCTCCGGCGACGCGCGGCGCGGGTCCAGGCCGATGTCCAGGCAACTGATCCCGGCGAAGGCAAACATCACCATCGGCACGTGTGCGCGCGCCAGCGGCCCGATCTGGTAGACGTAGTTCGCCGCAAAGAACGCCAGCGCGGCCAGCATGGGGACAAAGAGGCGCAGGAGAGCAGGGAGCGGAGGTCGGAGATTGGAGAGTGGAGATTGGGGCTCTCTGCGCAATCTCCACTCTGCAATCTCTAATCTCTCCGATCGCCACCGCCGGCGCGCCGCGAGAAAGATCAGCGCGCCGATGACCAGTGATGCGGCAAAGGCGAGGGCGCGCCCCACCCACAGGTGCGGCCCGAACAACGCCACCAGCGGCGCGAGCACCAGCCGATAGACCGGCGGGTAATTCGAGGCATAGAAGGGGAACTCCGCGTTGTCCAGGTAGATGCCCTCCCCGCGCGCCAGGCGGATGGCGTCGTAGAGTTCAAAGCCTTCACCCTGGTCGTAATCGAACGGGAAGGCAAATAGCGCGCGGGCGTAGACCAAGTAAATGACGAAATAGCCGGCAAAGATGGCGATCGTCAGCCCCAATGCGACGACGGAGAGCGACGAAAGCGCAGCGCCGAAGCGTAAGTGCCGCAGCGCGCGCGGGGAAGCAGCCGGCGGCGTGAGTTCTTCAACCACGATGCTGGCCGAATTTACCACGCGCGCATCGTCACCTCAACGCGCGAGCGCCCCCTCACCCGCCGGCCTTCCCAGTCACCGCGGTGAAACGCAGCGCGCTGCTCGAAACTAATGCGCCCATGGGAGCGCACGCTGGCGCATGGGCCGGCTGGATGCGCCGTTGCCCCTGTCCGACCCGCTCGTCCTCCGGTTCGCCGGCAAATCGCAACGGGCGTGCTGAGGCTAACCGACGTCCCGCCAACGCCGCGGGGCGATCCGGCAGTGTGTCTTACTCATAGGCCAGCACCTCGCGCACGGTAAGCCGCGAGGCGCGCCATGCCGGCAGAAAGCTAGACGCTGCAGCTACGGCCAGCACCGCAACGAACCAGACGCCCACGCCCTCCAGCGAATAGGCAAAATCCAGCGTCCGGCGTAGGAAGGCCATGCCCACCGCGTCGCACAGCAGCTTGCTGATCGGCAGCGCCAACAAAGCGCCTAGCGCCCAGCTCAGCGCGCCGATGACCACGCCTTCGCCGATAATGATGCGCCGGATAGCGCCGTCGCTCGCGCCAATGGCGCGCATCACGCCGATCTCGCGGGTGCGCTCCAGCACGTTGATGCTCATCGTGCCGGCCAGCCCCAGCCCACCCACGGCAGCCAGCAACGCCGCCATGATCAGCAGGAAGACGATCAGGATGTCGAACTGGAAGGTGATTTGCTCGCGTCGTTCACTCAGCGTCTCGGTGGTATCCACCGGCATATCAACGGCGCGAAAGTGCGCCTCAATTGCCCGGGCGACCGCCGATTGCGCGGCTGCGTCATGCTCGGTGGTGACCACGACCACGTTGCGCACTTGCCGGCCGATGGTGAGCGCGTTGCGATAGCCAGTCAGGTTCATATACAAGGCGCGTGGGTTACGAATCTGGCCGGTGAGGGTGCTCTGCGTCACGCCGACCACCTGCACCGGCACGCGGCGCGCGCCGAACTTGAGGGTAATCATGTCGCCGATGCGGATGTCCGGTTCGTCGACCAGCGTGTCTGCGTTGATCACGACGGCGTTGGTATCGTCGGGCGACAGCCAGCGCCCCTGAATCATCACCGGCCGAATCAGCCGGCTGTCGGCGGGCGGCGCGATCACGCTGATGCTGCGGCTTTCGCTGCCGTCCTCACGTATGCGCCGCGCGCTGCCGGTGCCCCACGCTTCGGCGTAGGCTACGCCGGACACCTGGCGCATCTGGCTCAACACCTTGTCCTCGCCGTGGAAGCGACGCAGATTCACCTCGATGTCATATTGCCAGTAGCGCAACGAGGTGGCCAGCGTGCGATTGAGCGAGTCGCGCACGGTGAATACCGAGACGAAGATAGCGCTAGCCAGGGTGAGCGTGCCCAGCGTCAGCGCCAGCCGGCTCTTGCGCCGAAAGGTGTTGCGGATCGAGAGCAGGAACGGGCGCGATAGCCAGCGCTCGATGAAGATGAAGCTGGCCAGCCGCTGCTTCAGCGCATCTATGCGCGGCTGAGGGCGGCCGGGCGCGTCGTCGCCGATGCCGGTGGAGGTGATCGCTTCGCGCACGGTCATCCGCACGCCGGCGAGGATGGGCACCAGCGAGGCCAGCAGCGGCAGCGCCAAGCCGACTGCGATTTGGGTCAGCACCACAGGCAGCGGCGGGATGACTGTCAGCACATCGAAGTTCAGCAGGTTGGCGACGAAGCTCACCAGCCCGACTGCGCCCAAGACGCCCAGCGGCACGGCGACGACGAGGGAGACCCACCCAAACGCCGCGACGTTGGTGAGATACATGCCGACGAGTTGCAGCGTGCGCGCACCGATGGACTTCATGATGCCGATCTGTTTGATCTGCTGCGCGAGGATCGCGGTGGTCGTATTGATGACCAGGAAGGCGCTGAGGAAGAGCGCCAGCGCGCCGAGCGCAACCAGGATGAGAGAGAGGGATTGAATCTGGTCGTGCGCGTAGTGTTGGCCGGGCGTCTGCGGGATGTTCGCGCTGAAGAAAATGCGCCCGCTATCTTCCACCCGCTTCTTGATTGCGTCGGCGACGCGCTGGATGTGCGCGCGGTCGGTCGGGTTCGCGGCTACGCGCACGCGAATCTCGGTATAGGCGCGCGGAAAGCCCAGCCACTCCAGCGTGTCCGGCGTGATGTAGGCGCTGCCGAAGTTGGCGAACGTCACCGGCGGCGCGTTCACATCAAACACCGTGCCGGCGATACGAATCTCGCGGGTCTTCCCATCGGGCAGCTCCACGGTCAGCGTATCGCCGATCTGCTTGTGGAACAACCGCAGCGCGCTGCGCTCCAGCAGCATCTCGCGACGCGGCGGCGTGCGCGGGCCTTGCTCGTGCCGAAAGCGATCCAGCCGGATGTCGTCGAAGTCCCAGTGCGTGTACAGGATCAGGTTGCTGCGCGACTCGCCTAGCCGCACGCGCAAGACGTAAACCGCGCGCCCTTGCGCATCGGCCACCTCCGGCATGCGCGCAATGGAGCGCACGAATTGTTCATCCAGGCCCGAGGCCGCGATGCTCATGCTGGCTTCGTTCGTGGCGGCGTACTGCGCCTGCAAGTCGCGGGCTAGGATCGTCCGCGCGCCGATAACTGCGCCGACCGCAAATACGCCAACGGCGATGGACAAGATGACGAGCAGCGTGCGCGTCTTATTCAGCCAAAGGTCGCGCATCACCTTGCGCCAGCGAGGGGCGAACATCGGCGCGGATTATCCCAGCGTTGCTGAAAGATGGATGAGCGCTCGCCGGCCGCCCCCGTCGAGCATCGTTGCGGCGGCGCGCTGCGGCCTCACCCGAAGAGCGCGCGCACCACAGCCAACGCCTCGGCTTCACTCGTCGAGGGGTAAAACTCCAGGCCGATCTTGCCGTCGAAGCCAAGCCGGCGCAGCTCGCGCGCGATGCTGGCGAAGTTGATCTCGCCGGTGCCCGGCTCCTGACGCGTGGGCACATCACCAATGTGCACGCTGTCGTACAGCCCCCAGTAGTCACGCAGCCCCTGGATCAAGTTGCCGGCGCTGCGTTGCTGGTGGTAGCAATCGAACGCCAGGCGGAGTTGCGGATGGGCGATGCGCCGCACCACATCGGCGGCCAGCTCGTGCGTGCTCACCGTAATGCCGCCGTGCAGGTGATACGTGTTCAGCGCCTCGAACCACACCACGATGGGGGTCTTCTCGACCAGTTCCATCACCCGCGCCGCGCCCTCCAGCAGGTTGGCGTATTTCTGCTGAGGGGTGTAGTCGCGCGCGGGCGGCTTCACCCTTCCCTGGATGTGCGGCAGCCGGGCGTCGGACGCCGGGTTGATCTGCTCGCTGAACATGAACAGGTGCTGCACGCCCCAGCGCTGTGCGCGCTCCAACGACTCGGCCCAGGCGTCCAGGCACAGCGGCAGGTCATGCGCATCGGTGAGCGAACCGCCGGCTTCGTCGAAAGTGGAGTTGATCACGCAGCCGTGCGCGCGACAGGCTGCGGCCAACTCATCCATCAGCGCGCCTTTGCTGCGCCAGGCCCACACGTCGAGGTGACGGATGCCCAGCGCGGCGAACCGCGCTGCGCGCTCGGGCAGCGGGGAGTCGAGGAACCAGAAGTCGGCGTAGCCGGTGTAGAGCACGGCGATGGGACGACAGCAAGTTTAGGGCGCGGCAAACAGAGGACAAACCCGCGCTTGATCTATCACGAACAGCGTCTCAGCGCGATCTCTCCAATCCTCACCCCGCCGTCCGGTGTGCGCGTCGGCGATTCATCCACCGGTAGGCGCGCGCCTGTGTGCGGGTCGTACAGGCCGACGACGACGGCATATGTGCCGGGCACGATCTCGGCCGGGATGGTGATCGCGTGACCGTCGGGGATCACTTCGCCGGGCGACCAGACCGATGTCGGGTAGCTGCCGTTGCGCGGTTGGCCATCGTGCTGCGCGATGACGTCGCCGACGGCGTCACGCAGGTGGACGAAGGCGCTGTAGTCCGTCGTGAGCGCCTGGCCGCCGCGCCAGTAGATCGTGACGGTTGCCGTCGCGCCGATGCACCCTTCGATCGGTTGCCGGAGCAACTCGACGCCGAGGCCGCCACTCAGCGTCGCGACTTGCGCATGCCTGGCCGGCGCTTCGCCGAGCGGCACTTTGATCCGCCCGGCGATCACCTCGCGGTCGCCGTCCAGCCAGCGCACGCTGATGTCGTAGGCGCCCTTGCGCGCATCCGGGTAGGGCATGATCGGGAAGTCGTACCAGGCTTCTTCGCCCGTCTGGAACAGGTCGGTGTGGATCACGCGCGAGCGCACCGGCAAGCCATCGCCGCGTTGCACTACGATGGGCTGCACGCGCAGCTCGCGGTCCCCCATCGGCTCGCCGGCCTTCAAGCGCACGCTCACGATGAGCGGCGTCGTCGTCACCACCTCGCGCGCGCTAACGGCGATGCCGGTCACCTGCCAGCCCTGGCCGAGGTCATGCGCGCCCTCGGCGATCACGAGCGTCGGCGTGATCGGCGGCGTGACGCGCCGCCATACCGTCATCGGCGAGCCCCAGAAGCGCGCATCGCTAAACGTGGCCACCGGCGTGTAGATGGCGCGAAACCAGTCGTCTTCCTGTGGGTTGGCGTCGTAGAGCGAGTTGAAGTTCGTCAGCGCCAGGTAGTCGGGCTGGGTGCGAATCAGGCCGCCGACGAAATCGCCGCGCCGGATGGCGCTCGCTCGCGATGGCCGCGCCAATCCCAGGAAATCGTCGGCGCGCCGATCGGCGTAGTAGCTCATCACGCCCAACTCGGTCATGCCGATCGTCGCGCCGGGCGGTGTATTGCTGTTCAGCCAGCGCCCGACGCGCTCGTAGATCGCCACCTTCGTCTCCGGCAATGCCTTAGAGACCACCTCGGCCGGAGCGGGTGGGGTCGCGCCCTGTAGCACGCGGATGATGTTCAGATTGCCGATCAGCAGCGGGATGACGGCCAGCGTCGTCAACAGTTGCGCGGCGCGCTGCGGATGCGCTGTCGTCGTGGCTATCCCGTCCACCCCAACGGCGATCAACCCGGCCAAGCCGGGGAGCATCGGCGCGTAGTACCACACGTAGGGGGCAACGCCCAGCGCGGTGTAACCCATGAAGTGCAGCGCCGCCCAGGCGATCGGCATGATGAACGGCACGCGATGCAGCCAATGCCATCCCTGTTTGCGCGCCGACTCGACGCTCAGCCAGGCGGCGCGATAGGCCCCCAGGCCGGCGATGATGGGGATGAAGATGAACAACGCCGACTGTTGGAGATACGCCTGGATCAGCAGCCGCGCGCCCTCGGGGAAGGTGGTGCCGGTGTAGAAGCCCGTCAGTCCCGACGACGCCTGAGCCGATTTCACCTGCAAGGTGGCGGGGATGGGTGAGCCGAACTGCGCGATCAGGAAGACGGCCAGCGGCGCATAGGCCAGCGCCGCAACGGCGAGTAACCTCACGGCCGGGCGGATGACCGCGAGCAGCGCGCGCCAGCCGCTCTCCCGGCGCGCGTCGAGGTCCAGCGCGAACAGCGCGCACAAGCCGACGACGAGCGCGCCGTCGCCGCGCAGCCCCATGCCGAGGCCGGCCAGTGCGCCCGCCGCCACCAGTTTGCGCGCATCCACGCACACGAACGCCCACAGGGCAGCCGCCATGAACAACGGCGTCTCGAAT is part of the Candidatus Roseilinea sp. genome and harbors:
- a CDS encoding hydroxypyruvate isomerase codes for the protein MLYTGYADFWFLDSPLPERAARFAALGIRHLDVWAWRSKGALMDELAAACRAHGCVINSTFDEAGGSLTDAHDLPLCLDAWAESLERAQRWGVQHLFMFSEQINPASDARLPHIQGRVKPPARDYTPQQKYANLLEGAARVMELVEKTPIVVWFEALNTYHLHGGITVSTHELAADVVRRIAHPQLRLAFDCYHQQRSAGNLIQGLRDYWGLYDSVHIGDVPTRQEPGTGEINFASIARELRRLGFDGKIGLEFYPSTSEAEALAVVRALFG